The Triticum aestivum cultivar Chinese Spring chromosome 7B, IWGSC CS RefSeq v2.1, whole genome shotgun sequence genome window below encodes:
- the LOC123159308 gene encoding uncharacterized protein, which translates to MKIDALALFLLLLAFASHGTWCEAAPRRTMAGAALQPHEIQGKRLLEIVSRRKLGHTGGRGSGGGASGAGRHTGTGGGAANTRPHSTKNGGAVALPALVTSALALVFTTVILLSALSF; encoded by the exons ATGAAGATAGATGCcctcgctctcttcctcctcctcctcgccttcgcaTCCCATGGCACATGGTGTGAAGCAGCTCCGAGAAGGACCATGGCCGGTGCAGCTCTCCAGCCCCATG AAATCCAAGGCAAGAGGCTCCTGGAGATCGTGAGCCGCAGGAAGCTTGGGCACACGGGAGGCCGCGGCTCCGGCGGTGGAGCGAGCGGTGCCGGGAGACACACCGGTACCGGTGGCGGTGCGGCGAACACGAGGCCGCACAGCACCAAGAACGGCGGCGCTGTGGCGCTGCCGGCTCTGGTGACCTCCGCTCTGGCACTGGTTTTCACCACTGTCATTCTTCTCTCGGCGCTCAGCTTCTAA